In Jejubacter calystegiae, the following are encoded in one genomic region:
- a CDS encoding FAD-dependent oxidoreductase: protein MRYPTLFTPLDLGFITLKNRVLMGSMHTGLEERPDGAERLAAFYAERARHGVGLIVTGGIAPDPSGVTMPGGALLNASSQLPPHRTITRAVHQHDGRIALQILHTGRYSYQPHPVAPSALRAPINRFTPHALTPREIRQLIDDFARCAMLAREAGYDGVEIMGSEGYLINQFLAARTNQRSDEWGGDAERRMRFATEVVRAVRASVGDDFIIIWRLSLLDLVEGGSTFEESLTLARRLEAAGITLINSGIGWHEARIPTIAASVPRGAFAWATRRLKEQVNLPTIATNRINDPGVAEAILAAGDADMISMARPFLADPALISKAQAGQEADINTCIGCNQACLDQVFAGQVSSCLVNPVACHETLLTPAPLATIKNLAVVGAGPAGLAFAINAAQRGHRVTLFDAAMEPGGQFTLARQIPGKSEFNETLRYFHNRLHHLDIRLCLGQRADPEDLKGFDEIVLACGIRPRTPDIPGIGHQKVLSYLEVLRDKKPVGKRVAIIGCGGIGVDTALWLSQSATPQSIPAFCSEWGIDTDLHHPGGLLPAGARPHPSPRQIVMLQRSPGQPGAKLGKTTGWIHRLTLKTCGVEMLSGVAYLGVDDAGLHIDTPQGLRTLAVDNVVVCAGQEPERSLAQALAGDPRPVHLIGGCDEARELDARRAIEQGTRLGMTI, encoded by the coding sequence ATGCGCTATCCCACACTGTTCACGCCGCTGGATTTGGGCTTTATCACATTAAAGAACCGGGTTTTGATGGGTTCAATGCACACCGGGCTGGAAGAGCGCCCGGACGGCGCCGAACGCCTTGCCGCTTTCTATGCCGAACGGGCGCGCCACGGCGTGGGGCTGATTGTAACCGGCGGTATCGCCCCCGACCCCAGCGGCGTCACAATGCCAGGCGGCGCGCTTCTCAACGCCAGTAGCCAACTGCCCCCCCACAGGACCATCACTCGGGCCGTTCACCAGCACGATGGGCGCATCGCGTTGCAGATTCTGCATACCGGGCGCTACAGCTATCAGCCTCATCCGGTGGCGCCTTCTGCCCTGCGCGCCCCCATCAACCGCTTTACCCCCCACGCCCTGACACCCCGGGAAATTCGCCAGCTTATTGACGACTTCGCCCGCTGCGCCATGCTAGCCAGGGAAGCGGGCTACGACGGCGTGGAAATTATGGGCTCAGAGGGCTATCTGATTAATCAGTTCCTGGCAGCCCGTACCAATCAGCGTAGCGATGAGTGGGGCGGTGACGCCGAACGTCGGATGCGCTTCGCCACGGAAGTGGTGCGTGCGGTACGCGCCAGCGTAGGGGATGATTTTATTATTATCTGGCGCCTGTCGCTGCTGGATCTGGTGGAAGGCGGCAGTACCTTTGAAGAGTCCCTGACGCTGGCCCGCCGCCTGGAAGCCGCAGGTATCACGCTCATTAACAGCGGCATCGGCTGGCATGAAGCACGTATCCCCACCATTGCCGCCTCGGTGCCGCGCGGTGCCTTTGCCTGGGCGACCCGTCGCCTGAAAGAACAGGTGAACCTGCCCACCATCGCCACCAACCGCATTAACGATCCCGGCGTGGCCGAGGCGATCCTTGCCGCCGGTGACGCCGATATGATCTCCATGGCGCGTCCCTTCCTGGCGGATCCGGCTCTGATCAGCAAGGCACAGGCCGGGCAGGAGGCGGATATTAACACCTGTATCGGCTGTAATCAGGCCTGCCTGGATCAGGTGTTCGCAGGTCAGGTGAGCTCCTGCCTGGTCAACCCGGTCGCCTGCCACGAAACTCTGCTGACACCCGCGCCGCTGGCTACCATCAAAAATCTGGCCGTGGTGGGCGCAGGTCCGGCCGGGCTGGCTTTTGCTATCAATGCCGCTCAGCGCGGCCATCGGGTGACGCTGTTCGACGCAGCGATGGAGCCCGGCGGTCAATTTACTCTCGCCCGCCAGATTCCGGGTAAGTCGGAATTCAACGAAACGCTGCGCTATTTCCACAACCGCCTCCATCATCTGGATATTCGGCTGTGTCTGGGCCAGCGCGCAGATCCTGAAGATCTTAAGGGCTTCGATGAGATCGTACTGGCCTGCGGCATCCGCCCCAGAACGCCCGATATTCCCGGCATCGGGCACCAGAAGGTGCTCAGCTATCTGGAGGTGCTGCGCGATAAAAAACCGGTAGGCAAGCGGGTGGCGATTATCGGCTGCGGCGGTATTGGCGTGGATACCGCGCTCTGGCTCAGTCAGAGTGCGACTCCGCAAAGCATTCCCGCCTTTTGCAGCGAATGGGGGATCGACACCGATCTCCATCATCCTGGCGGCCTGCTGCCGGCAGGCGCCCGGCCACACCCCAGCCCGCGCCAGATTGTGATGCTCCAGCGCTCCCCCGGTCAGCCGGGCGCAAAACTTGGTAAAACCACCGGCTGGATCCACCGACTGACGCTGAAAACCTGCGGCGTGGAGATGCTGTCCGGCGTGGCCTATCTGGGAGTTGATGACGCGGGGCTGCACATTGATACCCCGCAGGGACTGCGCACGCTGGCGGTGGATAATGTGGTTGTCTGCGCCGGTCAGGAGCCGGAACGTAGCCTGGCGCAGGCACTGGCCGGGGATCCCCGACCGGTGCATCTGATTGGCGGTTGTGATGAGGCCCGCGAGCTGGACGCGCGTCGGGCCATCGAACAGGGCACCCGACTGGGGATGACGATTTAA
- the rlmG gene encoding 23S rRNA (guanine(1835)-N(2))-methyltransferase RlmG, whose product MSQVELGGQQLTLQRLPATDDASPLQAWEAADEYLLQQAGEPGTGPLLIFNDAFGALACALAQHHPVCVSDSFMTQQATRQNLRLNGLDESTVTLQDSLAPLPQAPSLVVIKVPKQLALLEHQLRALRAVVTPETRIIAAAKTRDIHNSTLALFERILGPTSTSLAWKKARLIHCAWSAPALDEAPLTHTWALDGTPWQIHNHANVFARSGLDVGARFFLQHLPENQEGEMVDLGCGNGIIGMQLLAQNPNATVTFVDESYMAVASAELNVQHNLPEARTRSRFVVNNALAGGEPESLDAVICNPPFHQQHAITDYIAWQMFQDARRCLKFGGELRIVGNRHLDYHRKLKKLFGNCAVVASNKKFVILRAVKQRKSKAR is encoded by the coding sequence ATGAGCCAGGTGGAACTGGGGGGACAGCAACTGACGTTGCAGCGTCTTCCCGCAACTGATGATGCTTCGCCGCTACAGGCGTGGGAAGCGGCGGATGAATATCTGCTACAGCAGGCAGGGGAGCCGGGCACAGGCCCGCTGTTAATTTTTAATGATGCCTTCGGTGCGCTGGCCTGTGCGCTGGCACAGCACCATCCCGTCTGCGTCAGCGACTCCTTTATGACTCAACAGGCAACGCGCCAGAACTTGCGGCTGAACGGCCTGGATGAATCGACGGTGACGCTGCAGGATAGCCTGGCGCCGCTGCCCCAGGCGCCGTCGCTGGTGGTTATCAAGGTGCCTAAACAACTGGCGCTGCTGGAACACCAGCTACGTGCCCTGCGGGCCGTGGTGACGCCGGAAACCCGGATCATTGCCGCCGCTAAAACGCGCGATATCCATAATTCCACCCTGGCGCTGTTTGAGCGCATCCTGGGGCCGACCAGCACTTCGCTTGCATGGAAAAAGGCGCGCCTGATTCACTGCGCCTGGAGCGCGCCAGCGCTTGATGAAGCGCCACTGACCCACACCTGGGCGCTGGATGGCACGCCCTGGCAGATTCACAACCACGCCAACGTTTTTGCCCGTTCCGGGCTGGATGTCGGCGCCCGTTTCTTTTTGCAGCATCTGCCAGAAAATCAGGAAGGGGAGATGGTGGATCTGGGCTGCGGTAATGGGATTATCGGTATGCAGCTACTGGCGCAGAACCCCAATGCGACGGTCACGTTTGTGGATGAGTCTTATATGGCCGTGGCTTCCGCCGAACTTAACGTTCAGCACAACCTGCCAGAGGCGCGGACCCGCAGCCGCTTTGTGGTCAATAACGCGCTGGCGGGCGGTGAGCCGGAAAGCCTGGACGCGGTGATTTGCAACCCGCCGTTTCATCAGCAGCACGCCATTACCGACTATATCGCCTGGCAGATGTTTCAGGATGCCAGGCGCTGCCTGAAATTCGGCGGCGAGCTGCGCATTGTCGGCAACCGTCACCTTGACTATCACCGCAAGCTGAAAAAGCTGTTTGGTAACTGCGCCGTCGTTGCCAGCAACAAAAAATTTGTGATTCTGCGCGCCGTGAAGCAGCGTAAAAGCAAGGCGCGTTAA
- a CDS encoding M48 family metallopeptidase, whose product MTKLTYLQGYPESLLAQVSTLLDRGKLGAMLQARYPQHHDVASDKALWDYVQQIKNRYLRSAPPISRVMYDNKIHVMKHALGLHSAISRVQGGKLKAKAEIRVATLFRNAPEPFLRMIVVHELAHLREKEHNKAFYQLCCYMEPQYHQLEFDTRLWLTWRGLQAAG is encoded by the coding sequence ATGACGAAGCTCACTTACCTGCAGGGCTACCCTGAGTCGCTACTGGCGCAGGTGAGTACCCTGCTCGATCGGGGCAAACTGGGCGCCATGCTGCAAGCGCGCTATCCGCAACATCATGATGTCGCCAGCGATAAAGCGCTTTGGGACTACGTCCAGCAGATCAAGAACCGCTACCTGCGCAGCGCGCCGCCCATCAGCCGGGTGATGTATGACAATAAAATCCACGTCATGAAACATGCGCTGGGGCTACATAGCGCCATTTCCCGGGTTCAGGGCGGAAAGCTGAAAGCCAAAGCGGAAATTCGCGTCGCCACCCTGTTTCGCAACGCGCCGGAGCCTTTCCTGCGGATGATTGTGGTTCATGAACTGGCCCACCTGAGAGAAAAAGAGCACAACAAGGCCTTCTATCAACTGTGCTGCTATATGGAACCCCAGTACCATCAACTGGAGTTTGATACCCGTCTGTGGCTAACCTGGCGCGGCCTGCAGGCGGCGGGATAA
- a CDS encoding D-2-hydroxyacid dehydrogenase, translating into MKIVTLDGDTLPLPIPQPDWCDEWVYRGSTGPDELTDALRGATVAITNKVQLRADVLKDLPDLRYICVAATGYDCVDIEACSQQGIAVSNVPGYSTNSVAETVIGNIFALRRHLIEYRRRSFAEWQSAPHFCIQGPLIRDLQGATLGVFGRGATGRAVAQKAEALGMKVLFAEHKQASQVRDGYTAFDQVLAQSDVISLHCPLTPQTRHLFDAATLSAMKPGALLINSARGPLIDEAALAQALRDGTLGGAALDVLSEEPPRSGSPLLETHLDNLIITPHVAWASEASVENLIQGLNDNLAGWQAGALKNQVNRT; encoded by the coding sequence ATGAAGATCGTGACGCTCGACGGCGATACCCTTCCCTTACCGATCCCTCAACCCGACTGGTGCGACGAGTGGGTTTATCGCGGCAGCACCGGGCCCGATGAACTGACGGATGCGCTGCGCGGCGCAACCGTAGCTATCACCAATAAGGTGCAGCTACGGGCGGATGTGCTGAAAGATCTACCGGATCTACGCTATATCTGCGTCGCGGCCACCGGTTATGACTGTGTGGATATCGAAGCCTGTAGCCAGCAAGGCATCGCGGTCAGTAACGTACCGGGGTATTCCACCAACAGCGTGGCCGAAACCGTGATCGGCAACATTTTCGCCCTGCGTCGTCATCTGATCGAATACCGCCGCCGTTCCTTTGCCGAATGGCAGAGCGCCCCCCACTTCTGTATTCAGGGACCGCTGATTCGCGATTTGCAGGGCGCTACCTTAGGCGTCTTTGGCCGGGGTGCTACCGGCCGTGCCGTGGCGCAAAAGGCCGAAGCGCTGGGCATGAAGGTACTGTTCGCCGAGCATAAACAGGCGTCTCAGGTACGCGACGGTTACACCGCCTTTGACCAGGTGCTGGCCCAAAGCGACGTCATCAGCCTGCACTGTCCGTTAACGCCCCAGACCCGCCACCTGTTCGATGCCGCCACCCTTAGCGCCATGAAGCCCGGCGCGCTGCTGATCAACAGCGCCCGCGGTCCGCTGATTGACGAAGCGGCGCTGGCTCAGGCGCTACGCGACGGCACCCTGGGTGGCGCGGCGCTGGATGTTCTGTCGGAAGAGCCGCCGCGCAGCGGCAGCCCGCTGCTGGAAACCCATCTGGATAACCTGATTATCACTCCCCACGTTGCCTGGGCCAGCGAAGCCAGCGTGGAAAACCTGATTCAGGGCCTCAATGATAATCTGGCCGGATGGCAGGCTGGCGCCCTTAAAAACCAGGTCAATCGCACCTGA
- a CDS encoding Gfo/Idh/MocA family protein produces the protein MIRLAVIGTNWITRQFVDAAHESGLYTLTAVYSRTLENAHDFARDYPVDRLFTSLETLARSDAVDAVYIASPNSLHFSQIQLMLSHGKHVICEKPLASNLQEVKAAIQLARDNQVVLFEAFKTAYLPNFVALRQALPRVGKLRKVLFNYCQYSSRYPRYLAGENPNTFNPAFSNGSIMDIGYYCLATALALWGEPHSLQAHATLLESGVDGHGSVLMDYGEFSLTLLHSKVSDSTLPSEIQGEKGSLVIERISELQRITFIPRGGTPQDLTEPQHINTMLYEAEVFARLVEEREVNHPGLQLSRSTARQLTRIRAQTGVVFPADGVDIQHST, from the coding sequence ATGATACGCCTTGCCGTGATAGGGACTAACTGGATCACCCGCCAGTTTGTCGATGCCGCCCATGAAAGCGGCCTGTATACCCTGACTGCTGTCTATTCACGAACCCTGGAGAACGCCCACGACTTCGCCCGGGATTATCCGGTCGACAGGCTGTTCACCTCTCTGGAAACCCTGGCGCGTAGCGACGCCGTCGATGCCGTCTATATCGCCAGCCCTAATTCCCTGCATTTTTCGCAGATCCAGTTAATGCTCAGCCACGGCAAGCATGTGATTTGCGAAAAGCCGCTGGCTTCGAACCTCCAGGAAGTAAAAGCCGCTATCCAGCTGGCGCGCGACAACCAGGTCGTGCTGTTCGAAGCGTTCAAGACCGCGTATCTGCCCAATTTTGTGGCGCTGCGCCAGGCGCTGCCGCGGGTCGGTAAGCTGCGGAAGGTGCTGTTTAACTACTGTCAGTACTCTTCGCGCTATCCGCGCTACCTGGCGGGCGAAAACCCCAATACCTTTAATCCGGCGTTTTCCAATGGTTCGATTATGGATATCGGCTACTACTGCCTGGCCACCGCGCTGGCGTTGTGGGGCGAGCCGCATTCGCTACAGGCGCATGCCACGCTGCTGGAAAGCGGCGTAGACGGCCACGGTAGCGTGCTGATGGACTATGGCGAATTCAGTCTGACGCTGCTGCACTCCAAGGTGAGCGACTCCACGCTGCCGAGCGAGATTCAGGGGGAAAAGGGCTCGCTGGTGATTGAGCGCATTTCAGAACTACAGCGCATCACCTTTATTCCTCGCGGCGGAACGCCTCAGGATCTGACGGAACCCCAGCATATCAACACCATGCTGTACGAAGCAGAGGTCTTCGCCCGACTGGTGGAAGAACGCGAAGTGAACCACCCGGGCCTGCAACTCAGCCGCAGTACCGCGCGCCAGTTGACCCGAATCCGCGCTCAGACCGGCGTGGTGTTCCCGGCGGACGGGGTGGATATCCAACACTCAACGTAA
- a CDS encoding TerC family protein — translation MNTVGTPLLWGGFAIVVTIMLAIDLLLQGKRGAHAMSMKQAAAWSVVWVSLSLLFNAAFWWYLAGTEGRAVADTQALAFLTGYLIEKALAVDNVFVWLMLFSYFSVPAALQRRVLIYGVLGAIVLRTIMIFTGSWLIARFDWILYLFGAFLLFTGIKMAIVKEDDEGGIGDKPLVRWLRSHLRMTDTIESEHFFVRKKGVLFATPLLLVLIMVELSDVIFAVDSIPAIFAVTTDPFIVLTSNLFAILGLRAMYFLLAGVAERFSMLKYGLAVILVFIGIKMLIVDFYHIPIAISLGVVGGILALTLLINAWVNKRNDAKKQLQ, via the coding sequence ATGAATACTGTCGGCACCCCCCTGTTATGGGGCGGATTCGCTATCGTGGTCACCATCATGCTGGCTATCGACCTTCTGCTTCAGGGCAAGCGCGGCGCGCATGCGATGTCGATGAAGCAGGCGGCCGCCTGGTCTGTCGTCTGGGTGTCCCTCTCTTTACTGTTTAACGCCGCCTTCTGGTGGTATCTGGCTGGCACCGAAGGGCGCGCAGTGGCGGATACCCAGGCGCTGGCCTTCCTGACCGGCTATCTGATTGAAAAAGCCCTGGCGGTGGACAATGTCTTCGTCTGGCTGATGCTGTTTAGCTACTTCTCGGTTCCCGCCGCGCTACAACGCCGGGTATTGATCTACGGTGTACTGGGCGCCATCGTGCTGCGTACCATCATGATCTTTACCGGTAGCTGGCTTATCGCTCGCTTCGACTGGATCCTCTATCTGTTCGGCGCTTTCCTGCTGTTTACCGGTATTAAGATGGCTATCGTCAAAGAGGACGACGAAGGCGGCATTGGCGATAAGCCGCTGGTGCGCTGGCTGCGTAGCCATTTGCGTATGACGGACACCATCGAAAGCGAGCACTTCTTCGTGCGTAAGAAGGGCGTGCTGTTTGCCACGCCGCTGCTGCTGGTGCTGATTATGGTGGAACTGAGCGACGTTATCTTCGCGGTGGACAGCATCCCGGCCATCTTCGCCGTCACTACCGATCCCTTTATCGTTCTGACCTCGAACCTGTTCGCGATTCTGGGTCTACGTGCCATGTACTTCCTGCTGGCGGGGGTTGCCGAGCGCTTCTCGATGCTCAAGTACGGGCTGGCGGTGATTCTGGTGTTTATCGGTATTAAGATGCTGATTGTCGACTTCTATCACATCCCCATTGCCATCTCACTGGGCGTGGTGGGCGGTATCCTGGCGCTCACGCTGCTGATTAACGCCTGGGTGAACAAGCGTAATGACGCTAAAAAACAGCTTCAGTAA
- the sstT gene encoding serine/threonine transporter SstT → MATQNASGRLFRRLAQGSLVKQILVGLVLGILLAWLSKPAALATGLLGTLFVGALKAVAPVLVLVLVMASIANHKQGQKTSIRPILILYLVGTFAAALTAVVVSFLFPSSLHLVTGNTDITPPSGIVEVLKGLLMSMVSNPIDALLNANYIGILVWAVALGFMLRHAGDTTKNLINDFAEAITRIVRAVIRFAPIGIFGLIASTIASTGFDALWGYAQLLVVLIGCMFFVALVINPLMVWYKIRRNPYPLVFACLRESGVTAFFTRSSAANIPVNMSMCEKLKLDRDTYSVSIPLGATINMAGAAITITVLTLAAVHTLGIEVDLFTALLLSVVAAMGACGASGVAGGSLLLIPLACNMFGIPNDIAMQVVAVGFIIGVLQDSCETALNSSTDVLFTAAACQAEERALANSAQQG, encoded by the coding sequence ATGGCTACACAAAATGCATCCGGAAGGCTGTTCCGGCGACTGGCGCAGGGCAGTCTGGTAAAACAAATTCTGGTCGGTCTGGTACTGGGTATACTGCTGGCCTGGCTCTCTAAACCCGCAGCCCTTGCCACTGGGTTACTCGGTACTCTGTTCGTTGGCGCCCTGAAGGCCGTGGCGCCGGTTCTGGTGCTGGTACTGGTGATGGCCTCTATCGCCAACCACAAGCAGGGGCAGAAGACCAGTATCCGCCCGATTCTGATCCTCTATCTGGTGGGCACCTTTGCCGCGGCGCTAACGGCGGTGGTAGTGAGCTTCCTGTTCCCTTCTTCGCTGCATCTGGTGACTGGCAATACCGATATCACGCCGCCTTCCGGTATTGTGGAGGTTCTGAAGGGACTGCTGATGAGCATGGTTTCCAACCCCATCGACGCCCTGCTTAACGCCAATTACATCGGGATTCTGGTCTGGGCCGTGGCATTAGGTTTTATGCTGCGCCATGCCGGTGACACCACCAAAAACCTGATTAACGACTTTGCCGAAGCGATAACCCGCATCGTCAGAGCGGTAATCCGTTTCGCCCCCATCGGTATCTTTGGTCTTATCGCTTCGACTATCGCCAGCACCGGTTTTGACGCACTCTGGGGCTATGCCCAACTGCTGGTGGTGCTGATTGGCTGCATGTTCTTTGTGGCGCTGGTTATCAACCCGCTGATGGTGTGGTACAAAATTCGCCGCAATCCTTATCCGCTGGTATTCGCCTGCCTGCGCGAAAGCGGCGTCACCGCCTTCTTTACCCGCAGCTCCGCCGCCAATATTCCGGTGAATATGTCGATGTGTGAAAAGCTGAAGCTGGACAGGGATACCTATTCGGTCTCTATTCCGCTGGGCGCCACCATTAATATGGCGGGTGCGGCGATTACCATCACGGTGCTGACCCTGGCGGCGGTCCATACTCTGGGCATTGAAGTGGATCTGTTTACCGCCCTGCTGCTGAGCGTGGTGGCCGCGATGGGCGCCTGCGGCGCTTCAGGGGTGGCGGGCGGCTCGCTGCTGCTTATTCCGCTGGCCTGTAATATGTTTGGTATTCCCAACGATATCGCCATGCAGGTGGTAGCAGTCGGCTTTATTATCGGCGTACTTCAGGACTCCTGCGAAACCGCGCTGAATTCTTCCACCGACGTGCTGTTTACCGCCGCCGCCTGTCAGGCGGAAGAGCGCGCACTGGCGAACAGCGCACAGCAGGGTTAA
- a CDS encoding YgjV family protein: MNLEWLAQGVGIIAFIIGITTFINRDERRFKKQLSCYSAVIACHFVLMGAWPAGMSAGLNALRTLITLRTRSLWVMAAFIALTLTLGLAKLQHPMELLPIVGTTVSTWALFRWHGLGMRCIIWCSTVCWVAHNFWLGSIGGTLIEASFLVMNGLNIIRFRRMQRRGIDPFRVERAVIEQASARADGGRAG; encoded by the coding sequence ATGAACCTGGAATGGCTGGCCCAGGGGGTCGGCATCATCGCCTTTATTATCGGTATCACCACCTTTATCAATCGTGATGAGCGACGTTTTAAGAAGCAGCTTTCCTGTTACAGCGCGGTAATCGCCTGCCATTTTGTGCTGATGGGCGCCTGGCCCGCCGGTATGAGCGCCGGGCTGAATGCGCTACGCACCCTGATTACCCTGCGTACCCGCAGCCTGTGGGTGATGGCCGCTTTTATTGCCCTGACCCTGACGCTGGGTCTGGCGAAATTGCAACATCCCATGGAGTTACTACCCATTGTGGGGACCACCGTCAGCACCTGGGCGCTGTTTCGCTGGCACGGTCTGGGGATGCGCTGCATTATCTGGTGTTCCACCGTCTGCTGGGTTGCCCATAACTTCTGGCTGGGTTCCATTGGCGGAACGCTGATAGAAGCGAGTTTTCTGGTGATGAACGGCCTGAATATTATTCGTTTCCGGCGTATGCAGCGCCGGGGTATCGATCCCTTTCGGGTGGAGCGGGCGGTAATAGAACAGGCCTCCGCCAGGGCGGACGGAGGCCGTGCGGGTTAA
- a CDS encoding UxaA family hydrolase, with product MQYIKIHAQDNVAVALEDLQEGTVIELDGVQVQLRQALSRGHKFALCPIAQGENIVKYGLPIGHALSDIQPGEHVHSQNARTNLSDLDEYSYQPEITATGAQPADREVQIYRRASGEVGVRNELWILPTVGCVNGIARQIQQRFLKQNDDAPDIDGVHLFSHPFGCSQLGEDHINTRTMLQNMVRHPNAGAVLVIGLGCENNQIDVFRETLGDYDAQRVHFMVCQQQDDEVEAGLEHLGQLYEAMRHDQRVPGRLSELKFGLECGGSDGLSGITANPMLGRFSDYLIAHGGTTVLTEVPEMFGAERILMSHCRDEATFEKTVAMVNDFKQYFIAHNQPIYENPSPGNKAGGITTLEEKSLGCTQKAGQSQVVDVLRYGERLSTPGLNLLSAPGNDAVATSALAGAGCHMVLFSTGRGTPYGGFVPTVKIATNSELAAKKPHWIDFDAGQLLHGVTMSDLLDRFIDVIADMASGKLACNERNDFRELAIFKSGVTL from the coding sequence ATGCAATACATAAAGATCCACGCGCAGGACAATGTCGCGGTCGCACTGGAGGATCTGCAGGAAGGGACGGTTATCGAACTGGACGGCGTTCAGGTTCAGCTCCGCCAGGCGCTGTCGCGCGGCCATAAGTTTGCGCTATGCCCGATCGCTCAGGGCGAGAACATTGTTAAGTATGGCCTGCCCATCGGCCATGCCCTGAGCGATATCCAGCCCGGAGAACATGTCCATTCCCAGAATGCCCGTACCAATCTGAGCGATTTGGATGAGTACAGCTATCAGCCTGAAATCACCGCCACCGGCGCACAGCCGGCGGATCGCGAAGTGCAGATCTATCGCCGCGCCAGCGGCGAGGTTGGGGTGCGTAACGAGCTGTGGATCCTGCCCACCGTTGGCTGCGTGAACGGCATTGCGCGTCAGATACAGCAGCGCTTTCTGAAGCAGAATGACGATGCGCCGGATATCGACGGCGTGCATCTGTTCAGCCACCCGTTTGGCTGCTCTCAGCTGGGCGAAGACCATATCAACACCCGCACCATGTTGCAGAACATGGTGCGTCACCCCAACGCGGGGGCGGTGCTGGTCATTGGTCTGGGCTGCGAAAATAACCAGATCGATGTCTTCCGGGAAACCCTGGGCGACTACGACGCGCAACGCGTTCACTTTATGGTCTGTCAGCAGCAGGATGATGAAGTCGAGGCGGGGCTGGAACATCTGGGCCAGCTCTATGAGGCGATGCGTCACGACCAGCGCGTGCCGGGGCGCCTGAGCGAGCTGAAATTTGGTCTGGAGTGCGGCGGGTCCGATGGCCTGTCCGGCATTACCGCGAACCCGATGCTGGGGCGTTTCTCTGACTATCTGATTGCTCATGGCGGTACGACCGTACTGACCGAAGTGCCGGAAATGTTCGGCGCAGAGCGGATCCTGATGAGTCACTGCCGCGACGAAGCGACCTTCGAGAAAACGGTGGCGATGGTCAATGACTTTAAGCAGTACTTCATTGCCCACAACCAGCCGATTTACGAAAACCCGTCGCCGGGGAACAAGGCGGGCGGCATTACCACCCTGGAAGAGAAGTCTCTGGGCTGCACTCAGAAAGCGGGCCAGAGCCAGGTAGTGGACGTTCTGCGCTACGGCGAACGTCTGAGCACGCCAGGTCTTAACCTGCTGAGCGCGCCGGGTAACGATGCGGTCGCCACCAGCGCCCTGGCCGGTGCCGGATGCCATATGGTGCTGTTCAGCACCGGGCGCGGCACTCCCTACGGTGGTTTTGTGCCGACGGTGAAGATAGCCACCAACAGCGAACTGGCGGCGAAGAAACCGCACTGGATCGACTTCGATGCCGGACAGCTTCTGCATGGTGTGACGATGTCCGATCTGCTGGACCGCTTTATCGACGTCATTGCTGATATGGCAAGCGGCAAGCTGGCCTGCAACGAGCGTAACGATTTCCGCGAGCTGGCGATATTTAAGAGCGGTGTCACGCTGTAA